GCCACCCGATCGGCATCACTCGCTCGGATTCGGCCAATTTTCACGTGCTGGTCAGCAGCGTCGATGACCGCGACCAGATGATTGCCCGTATCCACGAAATCCTGCCCGACGCCTCGGACGCCACGCTCAACGTCTTCCGCCGCCTGTCGCGCTCCACCTATTGCCTCGTGGTAGCCGAACCGGGCGGTGCCTCGGGCAGCGATTACCAACGCGCCGTCGCACTGATCCGCGCCGAACACCCGCCCTTCATGCGCCACTCGTGTATTCACGAAGAACTGGCCCAGGGGCTCGGTCTCACCAATGATAGCCCAAAGGCGCGCCCGTCGATCTTCAACGACGACGAAGAATTCGCCTATCTGACAACCCACGACGAAATGCTCCTCAAGATGCTCTACGATCCGCGCCTCAAAACCGGCATGAGCATTGCCGAGGCCATGCCCATCGCCGCCCGCATCGCGGACGAACTTACCGCCAACAATTTCTGACCTAAGGGAGACCGTAAAAATGGGTATTCTCGACTTTCTCACCGGCGAATTCATCGACGTCATCGCATGGACCGACGACACCCGCGATACAATGGTCTGGCGGTTCGAACGCGAAGGCCACGCCATCAAATACGGTGCCAAGCTCACCGTGCGCGAAGGCCAGGCGGCGGTCTTCATCCACGAAGGCCAGATGGCCGATGTCTTCACCCCCGGCCTCTACATGCTGGAAACCAACAACATGCCAATCCTGACA
This is a stretch of genomic DNA from Aquicoccus sp. G2-2. It encodes these proteins:
- a CDS encoding DUF2927 domain-containing protein gives rise to the protein MGQIAKRLRCLLPAFAGLVALSACIGAPQPTLKPQTRPAGLENAHNAAAETPGPESRALRRYYTRIQNDLLARGLMRTDGGGPDTQFTKADLLRDFRNIAFYNEHSNNHIGLANSSVSNLHRWEEPVRMKIEFGTSVPAAQRAEDTAFITNYAARLHRISGHPIGITRSDSANFHVLVSSVDDRDQMIARIHEILPDASDATLNVFRRLSRSTYCLVVAEPGGASGSDYQRAVALIRAEHPPFMRHSCIHEELAQGLGLTNDSPKARPSIFNDDEEFAYLTTHDEMLLKMLYDPRLKTGMSIAEAMPIAARIADELTANNF